Proteins from a genomic interval of Desulfurobacterium sp. TC5-1:
- a CDS encoding riboflavin synthase, whose translation MFTGIVEEIGKIKEVKRSGKDAILTVKCSKVIEETKEGDSIAVNGICLTVTEIKNNELSFDVSFETINKTSFKYLKAGDPVNLERAVKVNDRLGGHILQGHVDTVSKVLSVKKVERSYLFTFKLPPEFKHLVVKKGSIGIDGISLTIADLYPDSFSVAVIPTTFSETTLQFKRPGTVVNLEFDIIGKYVERVIESRIKL comes from the coding sequence ATGTTTACAGGAATAGTTGAAGAGATTGGAAAAATAAAAGAGGTCAAGCGTTCAGGTAAAGATGCAATACTAACGGTAAAGTGTTCAAAAGTAATTGAGGAAACAAAAGAGGGAGACAGCATAGCGGTAAACGGCATCTGTCTTACCGTAACGGAGATAAAAAACAACGAGCTCTCTTTTGATGTCTCTTTTGAAACGATAAATAAAACATCTTTTAAATACCTGAAAGCCGGCGATCCTGTAAACCTTGAAAGGGCGGTGAAAGTGAACGACCGACTCGGAGGACATATACTTCAGGGACACGTTGATACCGTAAGTAAAGTCTTATCCGTAAAAAAGGTAGAAAGAAGTTATCTGTTCACGTTCAAGCTTCCACCGGAATTTAAGCATCTTGTTGTCAAAAAAGGCTCAATAGGCATTGACGGCATCAGTCTTACAATTGCAGACCTTTATCCTGACAGCTTTTCCGTTGCCGTCATTCCAACAACCTTCAGTGAAACGACTCTCCAGTTCAAACGGCCGGGAACAGTTGTAAACCTTGAATTTGACATTATAGGAAAGTATGTGGAAAGAGTAATAGAAAGCAGGATAAAATTGTAA
- a CDS encoding Ppx/GppA phosphatase family protein codes for MRIATIDIGTNSTRILIAEVKDGTVETLYKTGKVTRLGQGVKQTGYISKESMERTVAVLKEFKRKIEEFSVEKVVAVTTEAARLAKNADEFLKQVKALGIDIEILSDREEAELVYIANVSYFKPSVPAITVDLGGGSTEIAYGKGEELIYYESLKFGVVVLLEKFIKSDPPAKEELLSLEVFIEEQLKGFKKRAGIEFPFEVFGVGGTITSVVAMEEAMTVYDPEKVHGYPVTCELIDKWYERVSSVSVEERKKIVGLEEGRADVIVPGLAFFKVFCRVFGVKKITVSELGLLYGLALKEAKRCQKG; via the coding sequence TTGAGAATAGCCACAATAGACATAGGAACGAACTCAACGCGTATTCTTATTGCAGAAGTGAAAGACGGTACCGTTGAGACCCTCTATAAAACAGGAAAGGTCACAAGGTTGGGGCAGGGGGTTAAACAGACCGGCTATATAAGCAAAGAGAGTATGGAGAGAACGGTTGCTGTCCTTAAAGAGTTTAAGCGAAAAATAGAAGAATTCAGCGTTGAAAAGGTTGTTGCCGTTACGACGGAAGCTGCCCGTCTTGCTAAAAATGCAGATGAGTTTTTAAAGCAGGTAAAAGCTTTAGGTATTGATATTGAAATTCTTTCAGACAGAGAGGAAGCGGAGCTTGTTTATATAGCCAATGTTTCGTACTTTAAGCCTTCCGTTCCGGCTATTACAGTTGATCTTGGCGGTGGGAGTACAGAAATAGCTTATGGGAAAGGTGAAGAGCTTATCTACTATGAGAGTTTAAAGTTTGGCGTTGTCGTTCTTCTTGAAAAATTTATAAAGAGTGACCCGCCTGCTAAAGAAGAGCTCCTGTCCCTTGAAGTATTTATTGAAGAGCAGCTGAAAGGTTTTAAGAAAAGGGCTGGCATAGAGTTTCCCTTTGAGGTTTTTGGCGTTGGTGGTACGATTACTTCTGTTGTTGCAATGGAAGAGGCCATGACTGTTTACGATCCAGAAAAGGTTCACGGTTATCCTGTAACCTGTGAGCTTATAGATAAGTGGTATGAAAGGGTTTCTTCTGTTTCTGTTGAGGAAAGAAAGAAAATTGTCGGTCTGGAAGAAGGAAGGGCAGATGTTATAGTTCCCGGTCTTGCGTTTTTTAAAGTTTTCTGCAGAGTGTTTGGGGTAAAGAAAATAACCGTTAGTGAACTTGGGCTTTTATACGGATTAGCTTTAAAGGAGGCTAAAAGATGTCAAAAAGGATAG